The Deinococcus seoulensis genome has a segment encoding these proteins:
- a CDS encoding PSP1 domain-containing protein: MVVLPVRFERSPRLHPMLSEEPHAVGTRVVVQGKRGPEIATVRGEPGEPQPQERYGAVLHAATPDELTRWEALHASGEDLKWLLRARARQKNLPVKIVAVEFTLDESLVTVSYSAEERIELTGLIGEVRAQTRARVNFAAVGPREQAQMIGTLGACGRENCSSNHLQDFAPVSIRMARDQQLPLNPEKLSGPCGRLLCCLQFEHTQYLDLLRDLPRKNARVCHESSGACGKVTKLHPLTGTVDVFTDQGVLTDVPATELRRLTDAEIKALPDGGRGTPRPGKPARGKQG; the protein is encoded by the coding sequence ATGGTCGTCCTGCCGGTCCGCTTCGAGCGCAGTCCCCGCCTCCACCCGATGCTGAGTGAGGAGCCTCACGCGGTCGGTACGCGGGTCGTGGTGCAGGGTAAGCGCGGCCCGGAAATCGCGACCGTGCGCGGCGAACCCGGCGAACCGCAGCCGCAGGAACGGTACGGCGCGGTGCTGCACGCCGCCACGCCCGACGAACTGACCCGCTGGGAGGCGCTGCACGCGTCCGGCGAGGACCTCAAGTGGCTGCTGCGTGCCCGCGCGCGGCAGAAGAACCTGCCGGTGAAGATCGTGGCGGTCGAGTTCACGCTCGACGAGAGCCTCGTGACCGTCAGTTACAGCGCCGAGGAACGCATCGAACTGACCGGCCTGATCGGCGAGGTGCGCGCCCAGACGCGGGCCCGCGTGAACTTCGCGGCGGTCGGGCCGCGCGAGCAGGCGCAGATGATCGGCACGCTGGGCGCCTGCGGCCGCGAGAATTGCTCGTCGAATCACCTTCAGGACTTCGCGCCGGTCAGTATCCGCATGGCGCGCGACCAGCAGCTCCCACTGAACCCGGAGAAACTCTCGGGACCGTGCGGGCGGCTGCTGTGCTGCCTGCAGTTCGAGCACACGCAGTACCTGGACCTGCTGCGCGACCTGCCGCGCAAGAACGCCCGCGTGTGCCACGAGAGCAGCGGCGCGTGCGGGAAGGTCACGAAACTGCACCCGCTGACCGGCACGGTGGACGTGTTCACCGATCAGGGCGTCCTGACGGACGTACCCGCCACCGAACTGCGCCGCCTGACCGACGCGGAAATCAAGGCGCTACCGGACGGCGGGCGGGGCACGCCGCGTCCGGGCAAACCGGCCCGCGGGAAACAGGGCTAG